A window of Rhizobium acidisoli contains these coding sequences:
- a CDS encoding glycoside hydrolase family 26 protein, translated as MKKLMKKNLSTAAIALLLLCAADMPGRSEMQYAGIAPNPAASVKTIIDKRPELHADGIKFGAYDPHGDFGAQSNVATEALFLPWEDVDLETLRVADAYAQARGRNLLITVEPWSWDVDWRLTSNQLRQKVLRGDYDVNMRAIAQMISQLKSPVIVRWGQEMEDKSGRFSWSGWNPRDYIAAYKRMMDIVRQEAPGTQIMWSPKGEPGLQDYYPGDDYVDLVGLSVFGVERYDELAYDKHRTFSEALKQGYDLVAGYGKPIWVAELGYQGSDAYVRPWIETATLKQSAFPNLEEVVYFNDRDVHAWPFDLGRPDWRVVDSVSN; from the coding sequence ATGAAGAAGCTGATGAAAAAGAACCTCTCCACCGCAGCGATCGCGCTACTCCTGCTGTGTGCCGCCGATATGCCCGGCCGAAGCGAGATGCAATATGCGGGCATAGCCCCGAACCCGGCAGCAAGCGTCAAGACGATCATCGATAAACGCCCCGAACTTCATGCCGACGGCATCAAGTTCGGTGCCTACGATCCGCATGGCGATTTCGGCGCACAATCGAATGTCGCGACCGAAGCGCTGTTTCTGCCCTGGGAAGACGTCGATCTGGAGACGTTGCGCGTCGCCGATGCCTACGCCCAGGCCAGAGGCCGCAATCTGCTGATCACCGTGGAGCCGTGGTCCTGGGACGTCGACTGGCGGCTGACATCCAACCAGCTTCGCCAAAAGGTTCTGCGTGGCGATTACGATGTCAATATGCGGGCGATCGCGCAGATGATATCCCAGCTGAAAAGCCCGGTGATCGTCCGCTGGGGCCAGGAGATGGAGGACAAGTCTGGGCGGTTTTCGTGGTCCGGGTGGAACCCGCGGGACTATATCGCCGCCTACAAGCGGATGATGGATATCGTCCGGCAGGAGGCGCCTGGCACTCAGATCATGTGGTCGCCGAAGGGCGAGCCGGGCTTGCAGGACTACTATCCCGGTGACGATTATGTCGATCTCGTCGGGCTCTCGGTCTTCGGCGTCGAACGTTACGACGAGCTTGCATACGACAAGCATCGGACGTTCTCCGAAGCGCTGAAGCAGGGTTACGATCTCGTCGCCGGCTACGGCAAGCCGATCTGGGTGGCGGAGCTCGGCTATCAAGGCAGCGACGCCTATGTCAGGCCCTGGATCGAAACCGCGACGCTGAAACAGAGCGCCTTTCCGAACTTGGAGGAAGTCGTCTATTTCAACGATCGGGATGTGCATGCCTGGCCGTTCGATCTCGGCCGGCCGGACTGGCGCGTGGTCGATAGCGTCAGCAACTGA
- a CDS encoding glycosyltransferase family 2 protein, translated as MSIGSEIGHRARSAKAASANAFDAVFAGWSRVVYGFGILCWLAALGYFWIWWCQSAHIISWTAFVLITLVLGWITLVPAYFILIFLDARTVSPQARLPEGRVAMVVTKAPSEPFAVVRATLRAMLDQIGVDFDVWLADEDPSQETRRWCAEHGVLISTRKGVPEYHRATWPRRTRCKEGNLAYFYDHFGYARYDFVAQFDADHVPTPTYLREVLRPFADPGIGYVSAPSICDANAAASWAARGRLYAEASLHGSLQTGYNNGWAPLCIGSHYAVRTSALRQIGGLGPELAEDHSTTLMMNAGGWRGVHAVDAIAHGDGPANFADLVVQEFQWSRSLVTILLQHSGRYIEHLPWRLKFQFVFSQLWYPLFSAFMAVMFLLPVAALLTGHVFVNVTYPDFLLHFAPISVVLTLFSVFWRATGTFRPYDAKLFGWEGLAFIFLRWPWSLAGSLAAMRDRISGSFVDFRITPKGQQQQHSLPLRVVAPYIALAGLCAVAMALASKAAAAQGFYIFAAMNLSIYLSLTVLIVVRHAIENGLPLLPQSHGLRLATAMGLAIWVTGGMQLGGHGLRSLEALSHGQPFVSFTETQFAVAGAGLGGGKTKITKFRLKWNGFGNMGRDQQGV; from the coding sequence ATGAGCATCGGTTCGGAAATCGGTCATCGCGCCAGGTCGGCGAAAGCCGCCTCCGCGAATGCATTCGATGCTGTCTTCGCCGGCTGGAGCCGCGTCGTTTACGGTTTCGGCATCCTCTGCTGGCTGGCGGCACTCGGCTATTTCTGGATCTGGTGGTGCCAGTCGGCTCACATCATTTCCTGGACGGCTTTCGTGCTCATTACCCTCGTGCTGGGCTGGATTACGCTTGTGCCGGCCTATTTCATCCTGATCTTCCTCGATGCGAGAACGGTCAGCCCCCAGGCGCGGCTGCCGGAAGGGCGGGTGGCGATGGTGGTCACCAAGGCGCCATCCGAGCCCTTTGCCGTGGTCCGCGCAACACTGCGGGCGATGCTCGATCAGATCGGCGTCGATTTCGATGTGTGGCTGGCCGACGAAGATCCTTCACAGGAAACCCGGCGCTGGTGTGCGGAGCACGGCGTGCTGATCTCCACCCGAAAGGGCGTGCCGGAATATCATCGCGCCACCTGGCCGCGCCGGACGCGCTGCAAGGAAGGCAATCTCGCCTATTTCTACGATCACTTCGGCTATGCGCGTTACGATTTCGTCGCCCAGTTCGATGCCGATCATGTGCCGACGCCGACCTATCTCCGTGAGGTCCTGCGTCCCTTCGCTGACCCTGGCATCGGTTATGTCTCGGCGCCCAGCATCTGCGATGCCAATGCGGCTGCGAGCTGGGCCGCGCGCGGCAGGCTCTATGCCGAAGCCAGCCTGCACGGTTCGCTGCAGACGGGTTACAATAATGGCTGGGCGCCACTTTGCATCGGCTCGCATTATGCCGTTCGCACCTCAGCGCTTCGTCAGATCGGTGGCCTCGGCCCGGAACTTGCCGAAGACCATTCGACGACGCTGATGATGAATGCCGGCGGCTGGCGTGGCGTGCATGCTGTCGATGCGATCGCCCATGGCGACGGCCCGGCGAATTTTGCCGATCTTGTCGTCCAGGAATTCCAGTGGTCGCGCAGCCTCGTCACCATTCTGCTGCAGCATTCCGGCCGTTACATCGAGCATCTGCCGTGGCGGCTGAAATTTCAGTTCGTGTTCTCGCAGCTGTGGTATCCGCTCTTTTCCGCTTTCATGGCCGTCATGTTCCTGCTGCCGGTTGCCGCCTTGCTGACGGGCCATGTCTTCGTCAACGTCACCTATCCGGATTTCCTGCTGCATTTCGCACCGATATCGGTCGTGCTGACGCTGTTTTCCGTGTTCTGGCGGGCGACGGGAACTTTCAGGCCGTATGATGCGAAACTGTTCGGCTGGGAAGGGCTCGCCTTCATCTTCCTGCGCTGGCCGTGGTCGCTCGCCGGCAGCCTGGCCGCCATGCGCGATCGTATCTCCGGCTCCTTCGTCGATTTCCGCATCACGCCGAAGGGACAGCAGCAGCAGCATTCTCTGCCGCTGCGCGTCGTCGCGCCCTATATCGCGCTCGCCGGGCTATGCGCCGTCGCCATGGCGCTCGCCAGCAAGGCCGCTGCCGCCCAGGGCTTCTACATCTTCGCCGCGATGAATCTGTCGATCTATCTGTCGCTGACGGTGCTGATCGTTGTTCGCCATGCAATAGAGAACGGTCTGCCGCTGCTGCCGCAATCGCACGGGCTGCGGCTCGCGACCGCCATGGGGCTCGCCATCTGGGTTACCGGCGGCATGCAACTGGGCGGCCATGGCCTCCGCAGCCTCGAAGCCCTTTCCCATGGCCAGCCATTCGTCAGCTTCACCGAAACGCAATTTGCCGTGGCCGGCGCCGGGTTGGGCGGCGGCAAGACCAAGATCACGAAATTCCGTCTCAAATGGAATGGGTTCGGCAACATGGGGCGGGACCAACAGGGTGTCTGA
- the galE gene encoding UDP-glucose 4-epimerase GalE translates to MPRYILVTGGAGFIGSHICKTLSRAGMVPVTYDNLSTGHADSVRWGPLIRADLADAATLRRTLAEFSPDCVIHCGANAYVGESVEMPRKYYRNNVVGSLTLLEACLDQDIDRIVFSSSCATYGVPASLPIREETPKHPVNPYGRTKLIFEMALEDFAAAYGVRFAALRYFNAAGADPEGELAERHQPETHLIPRALLAAAGRLERLDVFGTDYPTEDGTCVRDYIHVSDLAQAHLAAVNHLMADGDSLSVNLGSGRGTSVRQILEAIYRATGREVPVRYRPRRAGDPPILFADTAKATAELGFAPALSDIDTIIRTAGPTFGLEMKA, encoded by the coding sequence ATGCCCCGCTACATTCTGGTTACCGGCGGCGCCGGTTTCATAGGCAGTCATATCTGCAAAACGCTGTCGCGTGCCGGCATGGTCCCGGTCACCTACGACAATCTCTCGACGGGGCATGCCGACAGTGTCCGCTGGGGACCGCTCATCCGGGCGGACCTCGCCGATGCCGCCACGCTGCGCCGGACCCTTGCCGAGTTTTCGCCCGATTGCGTCATCCATTGCGGCGCCAATGCCTATGTCGGCGAATCCGTCGAGATGCCCAGGAAATATTACCGCAACAACGTCGTCGGCAGCCTGACGCTGCTTGAGGCCTGCCTCGACCAGGATATCGACCGGATCGTCTTTTCGAGCAGCTGCGCCACCTATGGCGTCCCTGCCTCGTTGCCGATACGCGAGGAAACTCCAAAGCACCCGGTCAATCCGTACGGCCGCACTAAGCTGATCTTCGAGATGGCGCTCGAGGACTTTGCCGCCGCCTATGGCGTCCGTTTCGCTGCGCTGCGCTATTTCAACGCGGCCGGCGCCGATCCGGAGGGCGAGCTTGCCGAGCGCCACCAGCCAGAAACCCATCTCATTCCCCGCGCCCTTCTCGCTGCCGCCGGCAGGCTGGAGCGGCTCGATGTCTTCGGCACCGATTATCCCACAGAAGACGGAACCTGTGTGCGTGACTATATTCATGTCAGCGATCTCGCCCAGGCGCATCTTGCCGCCGTCAATCACCTGATGGCCGACGGCGATTCGCTCAGCGTCAATCTCGGCTCCGGCCGCGGCACCTCGGTGCGCCAGATCCTCGAAGCCATCTATCGCGCGACCGGCCGTGAAGTTCCCGTCCGCTATCGTCCCCGCCGGGCCGGCGACCCGCCGATCCTCTTTGCCGACACGGCAAAAGCCACGGCGGAACTCGGCTTCGCGCCCGCTCTCTCCGATATCGATACGATCATCCGCACCGCCGGTCCCACGTTCGGGCTGGAGATGAAGGCATGA